In Musa acuminata AAA Group cultivar baxijiao chromosome BXJ3-11, Cavendish_Baxijiao_AAA, whole genome shotgun sequence, one DNA window encodes the following:
- the LOC103970724 gene encoding rho GDP-dissociation inhibitor 1, which yields MEKEEQKERKPGEEGGEPSEASSEVEGKISRKPSCASLASNDEDYVGGDEEDDDEKRAVLLGPQIGLKEQLEMDKDDESLRKWKEQLLGSIDLNEVGETLDPDVRIQDLTILTSERPDLVLPIPFVPDAKGFAFALKDGSRYRLKFSFTVSNNIVSGLRYTNTVWKTGMKVDSTKVMLGTFSPQKEPYTYELEEETTPGGYFARGSYSARTKFVDDDGKCYLDMSYYFEIRKDWPTPA from the exons ATGGAGAAGGAGGAGCAGAAGGAGAGGAAGCCGGGGGAGGAGGGTGGCGAGCCCAGCGAGGCCAGCAGCGAGGTGGAGGGGAAGATAAGCCGGAAGCCCAGCTGCGCCTCCCTCGCCTCCAACGACGAGGACTACGTAGGCGGCGACGAGGAGGACGATGACGAGAAGCGAGCGGTGCTCCTCGGCCCGCAGATTGGTCTCAAGGAACAGCTTGAGATGGACAAG GATGATGAGAGCTTGAGGAAGTGGAAGGAGCAGCTCCTTGGAAGTATTGATCTCAATGAAGTTGgag AGACTCTCGACCCGGACGTAAGGATTCAAGACCTCACGATCCTGACTTCCGAGCGCCCCGATCTGGTTCTACCGATTCCATTCGTCCCCGACGCGAAGGGCTTCGCGTTCGCGCTCAAAGACGGAAGCCGCTACCGCCTCAAGTTCTCCTTCACCGTCTCCAACAACATCGTCTCCGGGCTCCGCTACACCAACACGGTCTGGAAGACCGGGATGAAAG TTGACAGCACGAAGGTGATGCTGGGAACATTTAGCCCTCAGAAGGAACCTTACACGTACGAGCTGGAGGAAGAGACCACCCCCGGTGGTTACTTCGCGAGGGGATCCTACTCTGCAAGAACAAAG TTCGTGGATGATGACGGGAAGTGCTACCTCGACATGAGCTACTACTTCGAGATCCGGAAAGACTGGCCGACGCCCGCTTGA
- the LOC135652898 gene encoding kelch repeat-containing protein At3g27220-like: protein MARPGSGKQTPRKCVFLLSCVVFLTIVLLADFFWVFSSSSPSGISPPSSFSYWPTSFDLSLGLSTPKAKQPKGDSKDVKLSVRYLNATYADLPAPQIEWEEMPEAPVPRLDGAAVQINDLFYIFAGYGTIDYVHSHVDIYNFTNNTWGGRIEMPREMANSHLGMATDGRYIYAVTGQYGPQCRGPTNRNFVLDTQTKEWSELPPLPIPRYAPATQLWRGRLHVMGGSKEDRHEPGLDHWSIAVKDGKALEKEWTTEIPIPRGGPHRACVVANDQLLVIGGQEGDFMAKPGSPIYKCSRRHEVQYGDVYMLADGNKWKQLPPMPLPNSHIEFAWVIVNNSIIVVGGTTMKHPITKKMILLGEVFRFNLDSLKWSVIGRMPYRIKTTLAAFWNGWLYFTSGQRDRGPNDPSPRKVVGSMYRTKLSLT from the exons ATGGCCAGACCTGGAAGCGGGAAGCAGACGCCACGGAAATGCGTCTTCCTCCTTTCCTGCGTCGTCTTCCTCACCATCGTCCTCCTCGCCGACTTCTTCTGGGTCTTCTCCTCCTCATCGCCTTCGGGCATCTCTCCTCCCTCTTCGTTTTCCTACTGGCCCACCTCCTTCGACCTCTCCCTCGGCCTCTCCACACCCAAGGCCAAGCAA CCAAAAGGAGACTCTAAAGATGTCAAGTTGTCAGTTAGATATCTTAATGCAACTTATGCTGATTTACCTGCACCGCAAATAGAATGGGAAGAGATGCCTGAAGCACCTGTACCTCGTCTAGATGGGGCAGCTGTACAAATTAATGATCTGTTTTATATATTTGCAGGATATGGTACCATTGATTAT GTGCATTCTCATGTTGATATATACAATTTCACAAATAATACATGGGGTGGAAGGATTGAAATGCCAAGAGAAATGGCAAATTCTCACTTGGGAATGGCAACGGATGGAAGATATATTTATGCTGTCACAGGACAATATGGCCCACAATGTAGAGGGCCTACTAATCGCAACTTTGTGCTGGATACACAGACGAAAGAGTGGAGTGAATTGCCCCCACTACCCATTCCTAG GTATGCCCCAGCAACTCAACTTTGGAGAGGCAGACTGCATGTTATGGGTGGCAGCAAAGAGGATCGTCATGAACCTGGATTAGATCATTGGAGCATTGCAGTAAAGGATGGCAAGGCATTGGAAAAGGAATGGACAACTGAGATACCTATACCACGTGGTGGTCCTCACAG GGCATGTGTTGTTGCTAATGATCAACTACTAGTTATCGGTGGTCAAGAGGGTGATTTTATGGCTAAGCCAGGATCACCTATATACAAATGTTCTCGAAGACATGAG GTGCAATATGGTGATGTTTACATGCTGGCTGATGGAAACAAATGGAAGCAACTTCCTCCCATGCCACTGCCAAATTCCCACATAGAGTTTGCATGGGTTATCGTCAACAACTCAATTATTGTTGTGGGTGGCACTACAATGAAACACCCAATTACCAAGAAGATGATTCTACTTGGTGAAGTATTCCGGTTTAATTTAGATTCCCTG AAATGGTCGGTAATTGGTCGAATGCCATATCGAATCAAGACTACCTTGGCTGCCTTCTGGAATGGCTGGCTATACTTCACATCTGGCCAGCGTGACAGGGGGCCAAATGATCCATCTCCAAGAAAGGTTGTGGGAAGCATGTACAGAACCAAATTAAGCTTAACGTGA
- the LOC135652151 gene encoding uncharacterized protein LOC135652151: MAYIRMKRATGPLDGEVKARLRGDGALRVAGYASTGSDQGAATCLSRLVHAFIETGGHDTPSSPKDDGDDEDGSEADAAAFDRDRAAAKTVRELIYPAVDMNQFRRRLAGEVYETAEGFAWLRSSCGGSAFRRAVMARLRDAGYNAGICKASWETSGGLTGGSYEYIDVVATAGEGDGDEQGRRYIVDLEFAAEFEVARATEGYKEVVAALPRVAVAGEEAVRAAVRAVADAARRSLRARGLHVPPWRKSRYMLAKWLGPYRRTTNPVPTSLPAAPPGGDVKCRAVGFPTAARMLAAPTARTR, encoded by the coding sequence ATGGCGTACATCCGAATGAAGCGGGCCACCGGCCCGCTCGACGGCGAAGTTAAGGCGCGCCTGCGTGGAGACGGCGCCCTCCGGGTCGCTGGCTATGCCAGTACCGGCAGCGACCAAGGCGCCGCCACCTGCCTCTCCCGTCTCGTCCACGCCTTCATTGAGACTGGCGGCCACGATACCCCCTCTTCGCCCAAGGATGATGGAGACGACGAAGATGGGTCCGAAGCGGACGCTGCCGCTTTCGATCGGGATCGCGCCGCCGCGAAGACAGTCCGGGAGCTGATATACCCCGCGGTGGACATGAATCAGTTCCGAAGGAGGCTGGCGGGCGAGGTCTACGAGACGGCGGAGGGGTTCGCCTGGCTGAGGTCAAGCTGCGGTGGTTCTGCCTTCCGGCGAGCGGTGATGGCGCGGCTGAGGGATGCGGGGTACAATGCCGGGATCTGCAAGGCGAGCTGGGAAACCTCCGGCGGTCTCACCGGCGGGAGCTACGAGTACATCGACGTGGTGGCGACGGCGGGGGAAGGGGATGGCGACGAGCAGGGGAGAAGGTACATCGTGGACTTGGAGTTCGCGGCGGAGTTCGAGGTGGCGAGGGCGACGGAGGGGTACAAGGAGGTGGTAGCGGCGCTACCGAGGGTGGCGGTGGCGGGGGAGGAGGCTGTGAGGGCGGCTGTGCGGGCAGTGGCGGACGCGGCGCGGAGGTCGCTGCGGGCGCGGGGCCTGCACGTGCCGCCATGGCGGAAGAGCCGCTACATGCTCGCCAAGTGGCTCGGGCCCTACCGGCGGACGACCAACCCAGTGCCGACCTCGCTCCCCGCCGCGCCGCCTGGCGGCGACGTGAAGTGCCGCGCGGTGGGGTTTCCCACGGCGGCAAGGATGTTGGCGGCCCCCACCGCCAGGACCCGGTAG
- the LOC103970725 gene encoding uncharacterized protein LOC103970725 → MMSRFLSFHKIRKIGYSFLANYRTSFSTTEPRLSSTNGFPFSYRMLSCYKVFCRQNNLSMLYKSEENLYKNNPLRKFSVLSARSSMTHHAQVAWQRLCVMYSYRGIASSPVSKIACATSLAVTRSHLVPSFLAFVAGEIALSKMAWADGEYFRTRDDFYTRAQDSHIFLTSFILSLLECFILFLRAFYLAILFSPIIVMAPLADDCGPKFRKVWIHLVHSTLEKAGPALIKWGQWAATRPDLFPSDLCTELAKLHTKAPAHSFAYTRKSIEKAFGRKLSDVFENFEEEPVASGSVAQVHRASLRFRYPGQQAKRLVVAVKVRHPGVGESIRRDFMIINIVAKISKFMPTLKWLRLDESVQQFAVFMMSQVDLAREAAHLSRFIYNFRRWKDVSFPKPLYPLVHPAVLVETYEYGQSVSHYVDELDGHDRVKSALAHIGTHALLKMLLVDNFIHADMHPGNILVRVQTKHSNKGLFKSRPHVIFLDVGMTAELSGSDRVNLLDFFKAVALRDGRTAAECTLRLSKNQNCPNPKAFIEEVVRSFSFWGSAEGDSVHPAECMHQLLEQVRRHKVNIDGNVCTVMVTTLVLEGWQRKLDPDYNVMRTLQTLLFKTDWAQSLSYTIEGLMAP, encoded by the exons ATGATGTCGAG GTTTTTGTCTTTTCATAAAATCAGGAAAATTGGGTATTCTTTTCTAGCAAATTACAGAACCAGCTTTTCCACTACAGAACCTAGATTATCTTCAACAAATGGATTCCCTTTTTCATACAGAATGTTATCTTGTTACAAAGTTTTTTGCAGACAAAATAACTTATCTATGCTCTACAAATCTGAGGAGAACTTATACAAGAATAACCCCTTGCGGAAGTTCTCTGTTCTTTCAGCTAGAAGTTCAATGACACATCATGCTCAAGTTGCCTGGCAAAGGCTTTGTGTAATGTACTCTTATAGAGGAATTGCTTCTTCACCTGTCAGTAAGATTGCTTGTGCTACAAGCTTGGCTGTCACTAGATCCCATTTAGTTCCTAGTTTTCTTGCATTTGTTGCAGGAGAGATTGCATTGTCTAAAATGGCTTGGGCAGATGGGGAATATTTTCGAACACGAGATGATTTTTATACGCGTGCACAAGATAGCCATATTTTTCTCACTTCATTTATTCTTTCGCTGTTGGAGTGTTTTATATTATTCCTAAGAGCATTCTATTTGGCTATTCTGTTCTCCCCTATAATAGTAATGGCTCCACTTGCAGATGATTGTGGTCCTAAGTTCAGGAAAGTGTGGATTCATCTTGTTCATTCTACTCTGGAAAAGGCAGGTCCAGCATTAATAAAATGGGGTCAATGGGCTGCTACACGTCCAGACCTCTTCCCTAGTGACCTTTGCACTGAATTGGCGAAGCTTCATACTAAAGCACCTGCTCATAGCTTTGCCTACACAAGGAAATCTATAGAGAAAGCATTTGGCCGCAAACTTTCTGATGTTTTTGAGAATTTTGAAGAGGAGCCTGTGGCGTCTGGAAGTGTAGCTCAAGTACATCGGGCTTCTTTGAGATTTCGATATCCTGGTCAACAGGCAAAGCGCCTGGTTGTTGCTGTAAAGGTTAGACATCCTGGTGTTGGTGAGTCCATTAGGAGGGATTTCATGATAATTAATATAGTGGCCAAGATCTCCAAGTTCATGCCTACCTTGAAGTGGTTGCGCCTTGACGAAAGCGTGCAGCAGTTTGCTGTTTTCATGATGTCTCAAGTAGATCTTGCAAGGGAAGCTGCCCATCTAAGCCGCTTCATTTATAATTTTCGCAGGTGGAAGGATGTATCTTTTCCAAAACCTCTCTACCCACTTGTCCATCCTGCAGTTTTAGTGGAGACTTACGAGTATGGGCAAAGCGTTTCTCACTATGTTGATGAGCTTGATGGGCATGACCGAGTCAAAAGTGCTCTTGCTCACATTGGGACTCATGCACTCTTGAAGATGCTCTTG GTGGACAATTTCATCCATGCAGATATGCATCCTGGAAATATTCTTGTCCGAGTTCAAACCAAGCACTCAAATAAAGGGCTTTTTAAATCAAGGCCTCATGTCATCTTTCTTGATGTAGGCATGACTGCAGAGCTTTCCGGCAGTGACCGTGTAAATCTGCTTGACTTCTTTAAGGCTGTTGCTCTTCGAGATGGCCGGACTGCTGCTGAGTGCACCTTAAGGTTATCGAAAAATCAAAACTGCCCAAATCCAAAGGCTTTCATTGAG GAGGTAGTGAGGTCATTCAGTTTTTGGGGCTCAGCTGAAGGGGATTCTGTCCATCCAGCTGAATGCATGCATCAATTGCTAGAGCAAGTTCGCCGCCATAAAGTCAATATTGACGGTAATGTTTGCACTGTGATGGTGACAACTTTGGTTCTAGAG GGTTGGCAGCGCAAACTGGATCCAGATTATAACGTAATGCGGACACTACAAACATTATTATTCAAAACTGACTGGGCACAGTCTCTCTCATACACAATCGAAGGACTCATGGCCCCTTAG